A genomic window from Vanessa atalanta chromosome 7, ilVanAtal1.2, whole genome shotgun sequence includes:
- the LOC125065286 gene encoding sphingomyelin phosphodiesterase 1-like isoform X2, with product MTYETNSRSGVICLICSSAFAVLKYLVQEGNTDEKIIETVTPLCNIILIISYKICSGIMRLNIPIISHIMRTTPEAAPRTFCGLLLQNANDPNACTFNDPRFEWTIDLPENTSIKDGTTSDYLKISTNSNSPLTIALIADTHVDPLYEAYGVADCSDLTCCRKGQTPRSHDYNTNIADSVFRDRIFEIGDDFILDLDLAKDIRNLSNTKGRTRNSPPAGYWGDYRRCDTPKWAFDDIIETVSKHKDINIVYYMGDNIDHHIWETTYELINEVNMYIIDKMRKEFDDNVLILPCIGNHESQPTNQFAPSSIKGDKLNTTWLYEFFASKWDIYLTEDAKATVREHGGFSILIRPGLRVISINNNIAYIYNWWLVYDPLDSKRHLEWLVRELHKAELAGESVHILAHIPPGVQDLIYTWTREYNRVVTRFSRTIKGEFNGHTHSDSYKIFYSTENGSPINMAWVTGSATAYSFYNMNYKIATFDTSFELNNIVNYVYNLTEANLTPHRRPHWFQLYDMKNSFEINDLSASTINDLTYDMVTNKRNILDLYSAFFSKVSDERWPNCDSDCKINIICRSVVTVLWERKKCDELRELYFALHGK from the exons ATGACATATGAAACAAATAGTAGATCA GGTGTTATCTGTCTAATATGCAGTAGTGCATTTGCTGTACTGAAATATCTCGTTCAGGAAGGGAACACTGATGAAAAGATTATAGAAACCGTGACACCTCtttgcaatataattttaataattagttataaaatttgcTCAGGAATTATGAGATTAAATatc CCTATCATATCACACATAATGAGGACAACGCCAGAGGCCGCGCCTAGAACATTTTGTGGTCTCTTGTTACAAAATGCCAATGATCCGAACGCCTGCACTTTCAACGATCCTAGGTTTGAATGGACAATCGATTTACCTGAAAATACTTCAATAAAAGATGGTACAACAAGTGATTATTTAAAG ATTTCTACCAATAGCAATAGTCCATTGACAATAGCTCTGATCGCGGACACTCACGTCGATCCCTTATATGAGGCTTATGGTGTTGCTGATTGTAGCGATTTGACTTGCTGTAGAAAAGGTCAAACTCCACGATCACATGATTATAACACTAATATAGCAGATTCAGTCTTTAGGGATCGAATATTTGAAATTGGAGATGACTTTATATTGGATTTAGATTTAGCAAAAGACATTAGAAATTTATCAAATACCAAAGGAAGAACTAGAAATTCTCCGCCAGCTGGATATTGGGGAGACTACAGACGTTGCGATACGCCGAAATGGGCGTTTGATGATATCATTGAAACAGTTTCGAAACACAAG gatattaatattgtttattatatggGAGATAATATCGACCATCACATATGGGAAACAACGTACGAACTTATCAATGAAGTTAACATGTACATTATCGACAAGATGAGAAAAGAATTTgatgataatgttttaattttaccttGTATTGGAAATCACGAATCTCAACCTACGAACCA ATTTGCACCAAGTTCAATTAAAGGCGACAAGCTAAACACGACATGGTTGTACGAATTCTTTGCTAGTAAATGGGATATTTATTTGACTGAGGACGCTAAGGCTACTGTGCGGGAACACGGTGGCTTCTCTATCCTAATCAGACCGGGTTTACGagttatttctattaataacaatattgcttacatatataattg GTGGCTAGTCTACGATCCATTAGATTCTAAAAGGCATCTAGAATGGCTTGTTCGCGAGTTACATAAAGCTGAATTAGCAGGTGAAAGCGTCCATATTCTGGCTCACATTCCGCCTGGTGTCCAAGACCTGATATATACATGGACAAGAGAATACAACAGAGTCGTTACTCG tTTCTCGCGAACAATCAAGGGAGAATTCAACGGTCACACACATTCAGACTCATACAAGATATTCTACAGCACAGAAAACGGGTCGCCCATTAATATGGCGTGGGTAACCGGCAGTGCTACTGCTTATTCGTTCTACAATATGAACTATAAAATAGCTACATTCGATACATCCTTT GAACTGAATAATATTGTGAACTACGTATATAACCTCACCGAAGCGAACCTCACGCCACATAGAAGACCGCACTGGTTCCAACTTTACGATATGAAAAACAGTTTCGAAATAAACGACCTCTCAGCTTCTACTATTAACGATTTAACGTATGATATGGTGACAAATAAACGAAACATATTAGATCTTTATTCAGCATTTTTCTCGAAAGTTAGTGACGAGCGATGGCCAAATTGCGATAGTGattgtaaaattaacattatatgcaGAAGCGTTGTGACAGTTCTGTGGGAGCGTAAAAAGTGTGATGAACTACGCGAACTGTATTTTGCCCTACacggtaaataa
- the LOC125065222 gene encoding NEDD8-activating enzyme E1 catalytic subunit, whose protein sequence is MADGESQTLDYQQRRWHNIRKLLERSGPFCHPDFEPSAEILDFIMNSCKVLIVGAGGLGCELLKDLSLMGFKKIHIVDMDTIELSNLNRQFLFRKNDIGLSKAKCAVEFVNKRVPGCEAVAHHCAIQDLDEGFYRQFHIVVCGLDSIVARRWLNGMLVSLLQYNDDRSLDQSSVIPLVDGGTEGFKGNARVILPGMSACIECTLDLYPPQKTFPLCTIANTPRLPEHCIEYVKVLQWAKENPWGSSTTLDGDDPQHVAWVYEKAQERAMKYGITSVTYRLTQGVLKNIIPAVASTNAAIAATCATEVFKLASSCCTNMNNYMVLNMSEGVYTYTFGAEKRQDCVACSNTTRVMEIESDATLQAIYDKLCEDKGYLMKSPGITTIINGRNKTLYMSSIKSIEEKTRDNLKKKITELGLYNGCDILVADATTPNTLTIKLKFSENSDVDMGR, encoded by the exons ATGGCAGATGGAGAATCTCAAACCCTTGATTACCAGCAGAGAAGATGGCAtaacataagaaaattattagaGAGATCTGGTCCTTTCTGTCATCCTGATTTTGAGCCGTCAGCTGAAATACTAGATTTCATAATGAATTCCTGCAAAGTTTTGATAGTTGGGGCTGGTGGTCTCGGCTGCGAATTACTAAAGGACTTATCTCTCATGGGTTTTAAGAAGATACATATTGTGGATATGGATACTATAGAACTATCAAATCTGAATAGGcagtttttatttcgaaaaaatgATATTGGGTTATCTAAAGCCAAATGTGCAGttgaatttgtaaataagag ggtTCCAGGTTGTGAAGCAGTAGCACATCATTGTGCCATCCAAGACCTAGATGAAGGATTTTATCGCCAGTTTCATATTGTAGTTTGCGGACTTGACTCAATTGTTGCAAGGCGTTGGTTAAATGGAATGCTAGTCTCTTTACTGCAATACAATGATgata GAAGTTTAGATCAAAGTAGTGTTATTCCATTGGTTGATGGTGGTACAGAGGGATTTAAAGGAAATGCAAGAGTCATCCTCCCAGGAATGAGTGCTTGTATTGAATGCACTCTAGACCTTTACCCACCACAGAAGACTTTCCCCCTATGTACTATTGCTAACACTCCAAG ATTACCAGAGCATTGTATTGAGTATGTTAAAGTTTTACAATGGGCGAAAGAAAATCCCTGGGGAAGTTCAACTACACTTGATGGTGACGATCCACAGCATGTTGCCTGGGTGTATGAGAAGGCACAAGAAAGAGCCATGAAATATGGGATTACTTCAGTTACATATAGGTTAACTCAGGGTgtcttaaagaatattataccAGCTGTAGCCAGTACTAATGCTGCAATTGCGGCTACTTGTGCAACTGAg GTATTCAAATTAGCTTCTTCCTGCTGTACTAATATGAACAACTACATGGTTCTCAATATGTCTGAAGGAGTGTATACCTATACATTTGGGGCTGAGAAACGTCAAGATTGTGTTGCTTGTAGTAATACTACCAGAGTAATGGAAATTGAATCTGATGCAACATTGCAGGCAATCTATGATAAATTGTGTGAAGATAAAGGATATTTAATGAAAAGTCCAG gaattacaaCAATTATCAATGGTCGCAACAAAACTTTGTACATGTCATCAATCAAGAGTATTGAAGAAAAAACaagagataatttaaaaaagaaaattactgAGTTAGGACTATACAATGGATGTGATATACTTGTAGCCGATGCTACAACTCCTAAcactttaacaataaaattgaaattttctgAAAATTCTGATGTTGATATGGGGCGATAA
- the LOC125065084 gene encoding ATP synthase subunit beta, mitochondrial-like produces MLGAVSRVGGGFLAAKSVAEKALAECGKIVAVSGNKRDYAAKASGKGQGKVVAVIGAVVDVQFEDDLPPILNALEVQNRTPRLVLEVAQHLGENTVRTIAMDGTEGLIRGQAVLDSGSPIRIPVGAETLGRIINVIGEPIDERGPIPTDKTAAIHAEAPAFVDMSVEQEILVTGIKVVDLLAPYAKGGKIGLFGGAGVGKTVLIMELINNVAKAHGGYSVFAGVGERTREGNDLYHEMIESGVISLKDKTSKVALVYGQMNEPPGARARVALTGLTVAEYFRDQEGQDVLLFIDNIFRFTQAGSEVSALLGRIPSAVGYQPTLATDMGTMQERITTTKKGSITSVQAIYVPADDLTDPAPATTFAHLDATTVLSRAIAELGIYPAVDPLDSTSRIMDPNIIGAEHYNVARGVQKILQDYKSLQDIIAILGMDELSEEDKLTVARARKIQRFLSQPFQVAEVFTGHPGKLVPLEQTIKGFSQILQGEYDHLPEVAFYMVGPIEEVVAKAETLAKNV; encoded by the coding sequence atgttagggGCTGTAAGTAGGGTTGGTGGCGGCTTTTTAGCCGCAAAATCTGTTGCCGAAAAAGCTCTAGCGGAGTGTGGCAAAATTGTTGCTGTTTCTGGAAACAAGAGGGATTATGCAGCTAAAGCCTCCGGAAAAGGGCAAGGTAAGGTGGTCGCAGTCATTGGTGCCGTAGTCGATGTACAATTCGAGGATGATCTTCCACCTATTCTAAATGCCCTGGAAGTACAAAATCGTACACCACGTCTGGTGCTTGAAGTGGCCCAGCACTTGGGTGAGAATACAGTACGTACCATTGCCATGGACGGTACAGAGGGTCTCATTCGTGGACAAGCTGTCCTCGACTCTGGCTCACCCATCCGTATTCCTGTTGGAGCTGAGACTCTCGGGCGTATCATCAACGTAATCGGAGAACCCATCGATGAGCGCGGTCCAATCCCTACCGACAAGACTGCCGCTATTCACGCCGAAGCGCCAGCGTTCGTCGACATGTCCGTAGAACAAGAGATTCTGGTAACAGGAATCAAAGTCGTAGATCTGCTTGCGCCTTACGCCAAGGGAGGTAAGATCGGTCTTTTTGGCGGTGCTGGTGTCGGCAAGACTGTACTTATTATGGAACTGATCAACAACGTAGCTAAGGCCCACGGTGGTTACTCTGTATTCGCTGGTGTAGGGGAGCGCACTCGCGAAGGTAACGATTTATACCACGAGATGATTGAATCAGGTGTAATTTCCCTGAAGGACAAGACATCCAAAGTAGCGCTTGTGTACGGTCAGATGAACGAGCCCCCTGGCGCACGTGCTCGTGTCGCTCTCACAGGACTGACGGTTGCTGAATACTTCCGTGATCAGGAAGGACAAGATGTATTACTTTTCATTGATAACATTTTCAGATTCACTCAGGCTGGTTCAGAGGTATCCGCCTTGTTGGGTCGTATTCCCTCTGCTGTAGGTTACCAACCCACCCTCGCCACTGACATGGGTACTATGCAGGAACGTATTACCACCACCAAGAAGGGATCTATTACCTCAGTGCAGGCCATTTATGTACCAGCTGACGACTTGACTGACCCTGCCCCTGCCACTACTTTCGCTCACTTGGATGCTACAACTGTATTGTCTCGTGCTATTGCTGAACTGGGTATCTACCCTGCTGTAGACCCTCTAGACTCCACCTCACGTATCATGGACCCTAACATTATCGGCGCAGAGCACTACAATGTTGCACGTGGCGTTCAGAAAATTCTGCAAGATTACAAATCTCTACAGGACATTATCGCTATCCTGGGTATGGATGAGTTATCTGAAGAAGACAAGCTGACTGTAGCACGTGCACGTAAGATCCAGAGATTCCTCTCTCAACCCTTCCAAGTAGCTGAGGTGTTCACAGGTCATCCTGGAAAACTTGTACCTCTTGAGCAAACTATTAAGGGATTCTCTCAAATCCTTCAAGGAGAGTATGATCATTTACCAGAAGTTGCATTCTACATGGTTGGACCAATCGAAGAAGTTGTAGCTAAAGCAGAAACATTggctaaaaatgtataa
- the LOC125065221 gene encoding uncharacterized protein LOC125065221, producing the protein MAGNKINTKKKEDKNKANRLSGQSIEENDETDFSLLRKPIQTNITGFSQARKIFDQATEELKSLLTNECDLLYECKVCRNIFRSLANFISHKRVYCKEKFNSSIHGHFFKETCSIQEVLKIRKLEESYQESLKDINDSNSLKDEDCDKRIPISKDITEVVERIVKHKGVQEEKLQEQQLVFQKIPKSSVAVYQNIAGIDDETSSDSMQLQVKELDNILSQENAILQSDGTFKVQSNNNVSSNVDNVIQISDDEENEDMDELKCRICDLQFSTQKTLKFHMKYKHLESRLVYPCPDCLDIFSTSWSVYRHLFKVHRKTAAQIRRLRESIQAKAFRMNNPPAFYEKRKTIPKNVAPQKITEEERLDQENQAWLEQLDGEGDGRRCGGCGRTFERRAALAAHAHTCARRHRRRIQIQIRKDYDKTQHNPYLPQPRIASVADSATVVEDIEIDEKPEEKVKIEEKDKNEEKEKYEKKDDQLEKDRNDENDKNKIKIKKDKDEGQLTEAVMTIIEEKQEQDEDTKDMEIDNTSVQNIPFFYDSTLMNKLPFAQQAEKSNLNALKQKMQLDTEIDQLICKKCSNKFNEFLDLFDHMGAHYKWVRYACKLCNFKHFNFDNLLEHVKVVHKLKGNTDFYYSTVKAIDGAEALELAETTDEVIVANEISPDSRRPSRCSSDSSRLSDDSSSSSTRVIEVGSRKRKANRYKNNLKKKKETFISDDVDDQKADESLKEVIVIENDSPSNPKIFEENSSDFDELDEKTTKRHQIELATVTSRRPVRKKTKPKNEDFEYDLSNLLKLEAQGYRDYQPVTTKPTQNKKKIQQDVQNNYDLINKDCCGALTTLSRKSVENAQSHMKTLDLFNTPKETRSSTVFARPMIPKVTRVDKISPKKDEKELKDTPIVNKVLETCHLPSLTKVVPDNEISSTDSLNKKSKTAESEISKELQDTSIKVYSNDKIKVDSNKEEVKDKLRVETIKVAGVPVIDSAKSNLNVPMVPIKFRRQSLEVIKNPLIKKNITDFTKAGMKTKILVIKPINRNSDGTQALNSPLKFQTIKLKDPNKSIALNEDKKDQVVVVKVPKVDCNVTKTLSSNIVVNNLNPATVEESKSPVGDEEIILDTTSSENDEGVLEDNVNTCKQIDCEPTPHVSVIKTTEMIINNDTTTANV; encoded by the exons ATGgctggtaataaaataaacacgaaGAAAAAAGAAGACAAAAATAAGGCAAACAGATTAAGTGGACAATCAATTGAAGAAAATGACGAAACAGATTTTTCATTACTTAGGAAACCCATACAGACAAATATAACTGGATTTTCTCAGGCTAGGAAAATTTTTGACCAAGCTACTGAAGAG CTGAAAAGCTTGCTGACTAATGAATGTGATCTTTTATATGAATGTAAGGTGTGCCGGAATATATTTAGAAGTTTGGCAAATTTTATATCACACAAACGTGTGTATTGTAAAGAGAAATTTAACTCATCTATTCATGGCCATTTCTTTAAAGAAACTTGTTCC ATACAGGAGGTGTTAAAAATAAGGAAGTTAGAAGAAAGTTATCAGGAATCTTTGAAGGATATAAATGATTCAAACAGCTTAAAGGATGAAGACTGTGACAAGCGGATTCCCATATCCAAGGACATAACCGAAGTAGTAGAAAGAATAGTTAAACACAAGGGAGTTCAGGAAGAAAAATTACAGGAGCAACAATTGGTTTTCCAGAAAATTCCAAAGAGTTCAGTAGCCGTTTACCAAAACATTGCTGGTATAGATGATGAAACCAGCAGTGATAGTATGCAGCTCCAA GTAAAAGAAttggataatattttatcacaagAAAATGCAATTCTACAAAGCGATGGAACATTTAAAGTACAAAGTAATAACAATGTATCTTCAAATGTGGACAATGTAATACAAATAAGTGATGACGAAGAGAATGAAGATATGGATGAGCTTAAATGTAGAATCT GTGATCTTCAATTTTCTACTCAAAAAACATTAAAGTTCCACATGAAGTACAAACACCTGGAGAGTAGGCTGGTCTACCCTTGTCCGGATTGCTTGGATATATTTTCAACCTCTTGGAGTGTTTATCGACATCTATTTAAAGTTCATAG aaaaacaGCTGCTCAAATTCGTCGACTGCGTGAGTCAATACAAGCAAAAGCATTCCGAATGAACAATCCACCCGCATTTTATGAAAAGCGAAAGACAATTCCCAAGAATGTTGCTCCCCAGAAAATAACTGAGGAAGAAAGACTCGACCAGGAAAATCAG GCGTGGTTGGAACAGTTAGACGGCGAAGGTGATGGACGACGCTGCGGCGGTTGCGGACGAACCTTCGAGCGTCGAGCTGCACTTGCTGCGCATGCACACACGTGTGCGCGCAGGCATCGCCGGCGTATACAAATTCAGATTCGGAAAGATTACGACAAGACACAACACAATCCCTACCTGCCTCAACCTCGCATCGCTTCTGTCGCAG atTCTGCAACAGTTGTTGAAGATATTGAAATAGATGAAAAACCTGAAGAAAAAGTCAAAATTGAGGAAAAGGATAAAAATGAAGAAAAggagaaatatgaaaaaaaagatGATCAATTAGAAAAAGATAGAAATGAcgaaaacgataaaaataaaataaaaattaaaaaagacaaagaTGAAGGACAATTAACTGAAGCAGTCATGACAATCATAGAGGAGAAACAGGAGCAGGACGAAGACACTAAAGATATGGAAATCGATAATACTTCTGTCCAAAATATACCATTCTTTTATGACAGTACACTAATGAACAAATTGCCATTTGCTCAACAAGCTGAAAAGAGTAATTTGAATGCTCTTAAACAAAAAATGCAATTAGATACAGAAATAGACCAgcttatttgtaaaaaatgttccAACAAATTCAATGAATTCCTTGATCTCTTTGATCATATGGGTGCACATTATAAATGGGTGCGATATGCctgtaaattatgtaattttaaacatttcaattttgatAACCTTCTAGAACATGTGAAAGTTGTGCATAAACTTAAAGGCAATACTGATTTTTACTATAGCACGGTTAAGGCAATTGATGGAGCTGAGGCTTTAGAGCTTGCAGAAACAACTGATGAAGTAATTGTTGCAAATGAAATTAGTCCAGATTCAAGACGCCCTAGCAGGTGTTCTAGTGATTCTAGTCGGTTATCTGATGATAGCTCCAGCAGCAGTACACGAGTAATCGAGGTCGGGTCTCGAAAACGAAAAGCCAACcgttataagaataatttaaagaagAAGAAAGAAACTTTCATTTCAG atgATGTTGATGATCAAAAAGCAGATGAAAGTTTAAAAGAGGTTATTGTCATAGAAAATGATTCTCCATCGAAtcctaaaatatttgaagagaACTCTTCAGACTTTGATGAACTTGATGAGAAAACCACAAAACGTCATCAGATTGAATTAGCTACTGTAACTTCTCGTAGACCTGTTCGTAAGAAAACCAAACCGAAAAATGAAGATTTTGAATATGATTTGTCTAACTTATTAAAACTGGAAGCACAAGGGTATCGTGATTATCAGCCGGTTACTACCAAaccaacacaaaataaaaagaaaatacagcAAGACGTTCAAAATAACTATgatctaataaataaagattgttgCGGGGCATTAACAACTTTATCCCGTAAGTCAGTAGAAAATGCACAAAGTCATATGAAAactcttgatttatttaatactccTAAAGAAACACGATCATCGACTGTTTTTGCTCGGCCAATGATACCGAAAGTTACCAGAGTTGATAAAATATCCCCAAAGAAAGATGAAAAAGAATTGAAGGATACAcctattgtaaataaagtattgGAAACATGTCACTTGCCTAGTTTAACTAAAGTCGTTCCTGATAATGAAATTTCTAGTACAGATTCTCTAAATAAAAAGTCTAAAACTGCTGAATCAGAAATAAGTAAAGAGTTACAAGACACGTCTATTAAAGTATACAGTAACGATAAGATTAAAGTTGACTCTAACAAAGAGGAAGTCAAAGATAAATTACGTGTTGAAACAATAAAAGTTGCCGGAGTTCCGGTAATAGATTCAgctaaatcaaatttaaacgtGCCCATGGTGCCTATAAAATTTCGTCGACAAAGCTTAGAAGTCATTAAAAAtcctttaataaagaaaaatataacggATTTTACAAAAGCTGGtatgaaaactaaaattttagttataaaaccCATCAATAGAAACTCCGATGGGACTCAAGCATTAAATTCACCTCTGAAATTTCAAACTATTAAGTTAAAAGATCCTAATAAAAGTATAGCTTTGAATGAAGATAAAAAGGATCAAGTGGTAGTAGTCAAAGTACCTAAAGTTGATTGTAATGTAACTAAAACATTATCAAGCAACATTGTAGTCAATAACCTAAATCCGGCAACTGTTGAAGAAAGCAAAAGTCCTGTTGGTGATGAAGAAATCATTTTAGACACAACTTCCAGTGAAAATGATGAAGGTGTACTAGAAGATAATGTAAATACTTGTAAACAAATAGACTGTGAACCTACTCCTCATGTATCTGTTATTAAAACCActgaaatgataattaataatgatacaaCAACAGCAAATGTATAG
- the LOC125065286 gene encoding sphingomyelin phosphodiesterase 1-like isoform X1 gives MKIFIAVLLILNSSVATRLITSDALQNLFIKVVKNETTEADLKTIQDVFEIYRPASTAFDMTYETNSRSGVICLICSSAFAVLKYLVQEGNTDEKIIETVTPLCNIILIISYKICSGIMRLNIPIISHIMRTTPEAAPRTFCGLLLQNANDPNACTFNDPRFEWTIDLPENTSIKDGTTSDYLKISTNSNSPLTIALIADTHVDPLYEAYGVADCSDLTCCRKGQTPRSHDYNTNIADSVFRDRIFEIGDDFILDLDLAKDIRNLSNTKGRTRNSPPAGYWGDYRRCDTPKWAFDDIIETVSKHKDINIVYYMGDNIDHHIWETTYELINEVNMYIIDKMRKEFDDNVLILPCIGNHESQPTNQFAPSSIKGDKLNTTWLYEFFASKWDIYLTEDAKATVREHGGFSILIRPGLRVISINNNIAYIYNWWLVYDPLDSKRHLEWLVRELHKAELAGESVHILAHIPPGVQDLIYTWTREYNRVVTRFSRTIKGEFNGHTHSDSYKIFYSTENGSPINMAWVTGSATAYSFYNMNYKIATFDTSFELNNIVNYVYNLTEANLTPHRRPHWFQLYDMKNSFEINDLSASTINDLTYDMVTNKRNILDLYSAFFSKVSDERWPNCDSDCKINIICRSVVTVLWERKKCDELRELYFALHGK, from the exons atgaaaatatttattgcggTACTGTTGATACTAAATTCAAGTGTTGCTACTAGACTTATAACCTCAG acgcacttcaaaatttatttataaaagtagtaaAGAACGAAACAACAGAGGCTGACTTGAAAACGATTCAAGATGTTTTCGAAATCTACAGACCAGCTTCCACTGCATTTGATATGACATATGAAACAAATAGTAGATCA GGTGTTATCTGTCTAATATGCAGTAGTGCATTTGCTGTACTGAAATATCTCGTTCAGGAAGGGAACACTGATGAAAAGATTATAGAAACCGTGACACCTCtttgcaatataattttaataattagttataaaatttgcTCAGGAATTATGAGATTAAATatc CCTATCATATCACACATAATGAGGACAACGCCAGAGGCCGCGCCTAGAACATTTTGTGGTCTCTTGTTACAAAATGCCAATGATCCGAACGCCTGCACTTTCAACGATCCTAGGTTTGAATGGACAATCGATTTACCTGAAAATACTTCAATAAAAGATGGTACAACAAGTGATTATTTAAAG ATTTCTACCAATAGCAATAGTCCATTGACAATAGCTCTGATCGCGGACACTCACGTCGATCCCTTATATGAGGCTTATGGTGTTGCTGATTGTAGCGATTTGACTTGCTGTAGAAAAGGTCAAACTCCACGATCACATGATTATAACACTAATATAGCAGATTCAGTCTTTAGGGATCGAATATTTGAAATTGGAGATGACTTTATATTGGATTTAGATTTAGCAAAAGACATTAGAAATTTATCAAATACCAAAGGAAGAACTAGAAATTCTCCGCCAGCTGGATATTGGGGAGACTACAGACGTTGCGATACGCCGAAATGGGCGTTTGATGATATCATTGAAACAGTTTCGAAACACAAG gatattaatattgtttattatatggGAGATAATATCGACCATCACATATGGGAAACAACGTACGAACTTATCAATGAAGTTAACATGTACATTATCGACAAGATGAGAAAAGAATTTgatgataatgttttaattttaccttGTATTGGAAATCACGAATCTCAACCTACGAACCA ATTTGCACCAAGTTCAATTAAAGGCGACAAGCTAAACACGACATGGTTGTACGAATTCTTTGCTAGTAAATGGGATATTTATTTGACTGAGGACGCTAAGGCTACTGTGCGGGAACACGGTGGCTTCTCTATCCTAATCAGACCGGGTTTACGagttatttctattaataacaatattgcttacatatataattg GTGGCTAGTCTACGATCCATTAGATTCTAAAAGGCATCTAGAATGGCTTGTTCGCGAGTTACATAAAGCTGAATTAGCAGGTGAAAGCGTCCATATTCTGGCTCACATTCCGCCTGGTGTCCAAGACCTGATATATACATGGACAAGAGAATACAACAGAGTCGTTACTCG tTTCTCGCGAACAATCAAGGGAGAATTCAACGGTCACACACATTCAGACTCATACAAGATATTCTACAGCACAGAAAACGGGTCGCCCATTAATATGGCGTGGGTAACCGGCAGTGCTACTGCTTATTCGTTCTACAATATGAACTATAAAATAGCTACATTCGATACATCCTTT GAACTGAATAATATTGTGAACTACGTATATAACCTCACCGAAGCGAACCTCACGCCACATAGAAGACCGCACTGGTTCCAACTTTACGATATGAAAAACAGTTTCGAAATAAACGACCTCTCAGCTTCTACTATTAACGATTTAACGTATGATATGGTGACAAATAAACGAAACATATTAGATCTTTATTCAGCATTTTTCTCGAAAGTTAGTGACGAGCGATGGCCAAATTGCGATAGTGattgtaaaattaacattatatgcaGAAGCGTTGTGACAGTTCTGTGGGAGCGTAAAAAGTGTGATGAACTACGCGAACTGTATTTTGCCCTACacggtaaataa
- the LOC125065085 gene encoding ubiquinol-cytochrome-c reductase complex assembly factor 1: protein MFRNRILTRILWRHGANSKIDYARPSAIRLCTNSINMREQGTVALKESYIKKFMNAVGWMDQDRTRLKLTGYFLYECVPVKVAYNEWFEILELPDTFASWFIITELHVWLLLVRYMAEDVTSLSGQKNKYVKGDGHFVRNCVIEALWADVANRIKLLEGANPAIARKQVTELSEQFQAALVGYDEGLSDDKILAAAVWRRFYSLSEDTKAENIIKIVHFIRHQLSELDKISSENLRWKPEVNWLSIMKH from the exons ATGTTTCGAAATCGAATTTTAACACGA atattgtGGCGACATGGAGCAAATAGTAAAATCGATTATGCAAGACCTAGTGCAATTCGTTTGTGTACGAATTCAATAAATATGAGAGAACAAGGCACAGTAGCGCTCAAGGAaagttatattaagaaatttatgAATGCTGTAGGATGGATGGACCAAGATAGGACT CGTTTAAAGTTAACGGGATACTTTCTCTATGAATGTGTGCCTGTCAAAGTTGCATACAATGAATGGTTTGAGATTCTAGAACTCCCAGACACATTTGCATCCTGGTTTATAATAACTGAACTTCATGTGTGGTTACTGCTTGTACGTTATATGGCAGAAGATGTAACTTCCTTAAGTGGtcaaaaaaataagtatgttaAAGGAGATGGACATTTTGTCAGAAATTGTGTTATAGAAGCACTATGGGCTGATGTtgcaaatagaattaaattattagag gGAGCAAATCCAGCAATAGCAAGGAAGCAAGTAACAGAACTATCTGAACAGTTCCAAGCTGCACTAGTTGGGTATGACGAAGGACTTAGTGATGACAAAATATTGGCTGCAGCTGTTTGGAGGAGGTTCTATTCACTGTCCGAAGACACAAAAGCagaaaacattatcaaaattgTTCACTTTATAAGACATCAg TTGTCTGAATTAGATAAAATTTCTAGTGAAAATTTGAGATGGAAACCCGAAGTTAACTGGTTGAGTATAatgaaacattga